GAGGAATACTTTTATACCATCTGCCAATATCCGCAGGTCGCCATCTTTACGGGGAGGGGATGTCCTTTTCAATGTGTATACTGCGTTTACCCCCAGGTCATGCACGGACACAAGTACAGAAAACGGTCAATCCAGAACCTTGTAGATGAATTCCGGTATATTGAGCGCGAACTCCCGAACGTGAGGGAAATATTCATCGAGGACGATACCTTCACAGTCGACAAAAAACGGGTTCTTGAATTTGTCGACGCCTACGAGAAGGCAGGATTGAAAATAAGCTGGATAGCCAACAGCAGGGCCGACATTGATCTTGAAACCCTGAAAGCGCTCAAGAAGGCAAATTGCAGGCTCCTTTGCGTCGGTTTTGAAAGCGGCGATCAGAAGGTGCTCGACGCCATGAAGAAGAAACTGAAAGTGGACACTGCGAAGGAGTTTTCCAAGAACGCGAAAAAGGCTGGGGTGCTGGTTCATGGCTGTTTCATAGTCGGCAACCCGGAAGAGACGAAAGAGACGCTGGAGACTACCCTTGAATACGCAAAAGAGCTCACGCCCGACACAGCTCAGTTTTTCCCTATAATGGTTTATCCCGGCACCACCGCCTATGAATGGGCGAAGGAAAACAGCTATCTTGTATCCGAGGATTTTTCGATGTGGAACACCGAAGACGGCCTCCATAACTGCATGGTCAGCAGACCCGGCCTTACAAACAGGGAGCTGGTCGATTTCTGCGACCGGGCGCGAACCGAATTCTATCTCCGCCCAGGCTATATCCTTTACCGGCTGAAAAGATTAATTCTTCATCCGATCGAGGACGGGCCTCGCATACTGAAATCATTCAAGATATTCGCCCGATTCCTGATACGCGGTTCATTCGCCAAAAAATCGGGGTAAAATCTGAAAAATGGTCGAAGCATCGGTAATCGTCCCCGCATACAACGCCGCAAAGAGGATCAGCTTCTGCGTTGAATCGCTTCTTACCCAACAAACGACACGCAAATACGAGATCATAGTTGTCGATGACGGTTCCACCGATAACACCGCCGAGATAATGGCCTCCTTCCCTGTTGCGCGCCTGTTAAGACAGGAGAACTCCGGCCCCGCGGCTGCGAGAAACCACGGCGCAAGGGAAGCAAGAGGGAGAATACTGCTGTTCACGGATGACGACTGTATCGCGGAAGGGGACTGGCTCGAAAAAATGCTCAAGCCGTTCGATATTTTCGATATCGCCGGGGTCAAAGGTACCTATCTTTCACGGCAAACGGAGATTACCGCGAGATTCGTGCAGATAGAATACGAAGAAAAGTACGATGAACTGAAAAAGCATGAATACATCGATTTTATTGATACCTACTCGGCGGGATTCAGAAAGAAGGTTTTTCTCGACGCCGGGGGGTACGACTCGCAATTCCGAACGGCTTCCGTGGAAGACCAGGAATTTTCCTTCCGGCTTGCCGACGCCGGGCATAAGATGGTTTTCGTCCCCGGAGCGCAGGTGTGGCACACGCATGTCGATTCAATTTCCGGTTACGCCAGGAAAAAATTCAAGATAGGCTACTGGAAGGCTCTCCTTCTGACGAGGAATCCACGAAAAGCAAAAGGGGATAGCCACACACCAGCTACCCTGAAACTCCAGATAATACTCATCGGGGCGTTTGCCTTATCAATACTTGTCGCATTTTTTTCCGGCATAGGGCTTTTTATCTCCACGGTTTTGCTGATTGCTTTCCTTGCCACCATGCAGCCGCTTGTCATCAGAGCACTAAAAAAGGATTTCGCGGTCGGCGTATACGCTCCTTTATTCATAACGATCAGGGCCGCATCGCTGTTGTCCGGACTGTTAAAAGGTGGCGTTGATTTTTACATCAAGGGGAAAAATAAAAAAGAGAGCGAAAAGAAACAAGGCTAGAGACTCAGCCCCTCTTCTTCCGAACGAAATATTCGTATTCCGCTTTTATCCCATTTGCAACACCGGCAATATTTTCTTCCCGCATTACATAAGGGAACTGGTGAGGCAAATTGTGGAGTCCGTCATAGGAACTATCCCTGATGGCAACAAGGTACGCCATCACACTCTTCTCATCATACGAATCGGGCTTTGATAGCATATCCGAAATAACCTCCTTGAACATTGAAGGGTCGCGCGTAAAAGAGAAAAAGGGAGTATCGCGAAACGGCGGGAGCCCGCAGTTTAAAACCTTTTTTCCGAGAATCGCCGCTTCCAGTCCAGCGGTTCCTGTCAGGTTTATAACGATCTCAGCGCCTTCTATCATTTCCCTTCCGCTGGCGGATGGATCTATCAGCCTAACATTGAAATTATCCTTCAGCCTTTTGTAATATCCCCTTGGGCGTTTTCCGATGCTGTTGGGATGTTCCTTTACATATAACCTATACCCCATCGGGATAGACCTTGAGATGTTTTCAACGAAAGCGAGCTGATCCACGAATTCCGGTGCGCAGATGATCGTCGTCGCCTCCGGCTGGAAATGGAGAGGGAAAAACAGATATTTCTCACCTTTTACCGGCATTTCAAAATGATTTACATATTTCAGATAAAGCCTTTTTAGTATTACCAAAATATTTTTGTACGCTGAATAAAATGGATTGGGAGTTACATAATCATCTTTCCCGCCATGCCCAAGCAGAAAGACACGGTAAAGCCGGGCGACGAACTCCCTTAAGAACTGGAAGCGCAGTGCCGGCTTCTGCCAGGCGATACCCATGTAATAAGGCTTCAATTTCCCCTGCCTGAAATCTCCGAGCCAATTCTTCGCCCAATTGCGATCCTCTTCCGATAGCCCCTTTTCCATCTTCTCCCGGAAAATGTCGGAGGCATGCTCCCATGTTTCGACATACTCCGTTGAGAAAATCAGCCTTGATATTACGCGCCCGTCATAGGCGGAGAGATACTGCACGCCGCGAGCTTTGCATACCCTCTCGATGAATATGTGCAGCGCGTGCGCCGTACCCGGTATGAGAAAAACGTCGGGCTTTACCTCGTCAAACACTTTTTCCAGAAACATGTACTGCCCGACCGTCCACTTAGCCACCGCATTGTGTTCGCGCATTGAAAAGAAGCGGTCGCCATACACCTGAGAGGTTATCACCGGATCGCCGTACTTTGATTCCAGCTTTTTTAGCGTCTCCATATCCGTCGGAATAGCATTGAAATTCTCCGCAACATGCTCACCGACATTGAAGGTGCGGAATCCCTTCTTTTTCGCTTCTCCCCTCCAGCGTCTACCCATGGTGAGCATCGAAACATCCCAGCCGTGAACATCCCTAAGCTTCTTTCCGAGCTCAATGTAAAAAGGCCCTTCATCGAAGCAGAGATCCATTATTATCCTTATCTTATTATTTTCAGTCATGTGCATAATCCACGGATATGAACTTTTGATATATACATCATGCCGTAGCGCCCCCCGGCTTGGCAAAGCGTCCTGCAAAATCTGCCAGCAATCTCCTGTCGCCGCGTGTGAACATGAAATACCAGGCCCATGCCAAAAAGATCAGCCCCACAAGTGCTGTCGACAGCGACAAATTCAATAAAGACATCTCCCCTACATCTCCACCAAACCGGTAAACAGCGAAATTTACCACGACAAAAAACAGCAATCCCGGAATGTAAACTTTTCTCCCGAGTTCGCTGAAAAGATGCTGGAAAGGGATATCAAACTCTTTCCTGAATATCCACGCGTATGGAACTGCGCTTAAAAAGAATCCCGCAACAGTTCCGAGAAGGAGCCCATAAATACCAAACACCTTAATAAGCGAAAGACTGACAAGAAGATTGATCGCCATTGCCGCCGCCGCTACACCCATTACATGATCCACTTTTTTCATGCCGACCAACATTGTAACCCCAAACCCCGAAACCGCCGATACCAACATATGCATAGTAAAGAACTGCATATACGGCGTTAAAATAAGATACTCCGCCCCTACCCAGAAACTGATTATCGGTTTCGCGAATGCCACTATCGGCGTAACCAGGGCGATGGTCAATATTATCGAATACCTGGTCCCGGCGAAAAACAACTCCTTGAGCCGTGCCGTGTCTGAATTACTGCTTAGCTCGGACGCCGCTGGAACTACAGCTGAATTCAAAAATGCGAGAAACGCAAAAACAATCGATGTAAAACGGATTATCACTTCGTAATCGGTCAACAACGCGATACCGAGAAAGAGGCTGATGAGGATCTTATCCGTCTGATTGAACACAAGGCCGGCCAAACGGAAGACGAACAGTTTCTTGCTCAGATTGAAAACTTTTTTCAGTTCGTCAAAATCCCAAAGGGAGATGCCGAGTTTCAGGCCGGGAAGATGCCTAGTCATGGCGAGCATCGCTATGAAGTGGAGAATGGATGTAGCGAGGAGCGCCCATGCGATATATATGTAATCGTATTCCATGAACACCACGAGAAAGATCAGGCCGTATGAAAACAGCTTGTACAAGGCGGAACCCCCCTTGAGAATATCGTACCTCTGGTATCCTTCGAAAAACGACGAAACGAGAAGCCCAGGAAACTGGAAAAAGAGTTGTGCCGCGCCAAGCAGGAGAAAAAGCCTTACCGGCTCTTCGTACTCCTTGTTGAATTTGAAAATATAGAGCGCTTCTGATGCGGATATATATGCCACTAGCAAAAAGAGAAACGATCCAATCCCCGCGAAGAACATCAATGCCGAACTGGCGAGCCGCCCGATCTTTTCAGTTTTCCCTTCCGCTAGGTATTCGGAGATGTAAACCACCAGCCCCCCCTGTATACCGAAATCGAGAAGGGACGCGTAGCCGATGACTGAAAATATGCTCACGAATGAAATGATGCCGTAAACATCCTGCCCCAGACGGTTAATCATGTAACCGGTGAGTATCAGTATCACCGGGTGCGTAAGGAGCGTTTCCGCTGTGCTAATGAGCGTGTTCTTTATCAGCTTCTTTTTCATACTATCGAACTTCCAAATCAGCCTAGATCAAATAAAGGGGACAAAATCTTATCCCAGCGAAGGGGGTAGACCCTTTATATATTTTCCTTCAATAATGCCGGCGACTGTGTCCATCATCCGCCTTCCGGTC
This Nitrospinota bacterium DNA region includes the following protein-coding sequences:
- a CDS encoding radical SAM protein: EEYFYTICQYPQVAIFTGRGCPFQCVYCVYPQVMHGHKYRKRSIQNLVDEFRYIERELPNVREIFIEDDTFTVDKKRVLEFVDAYEKAGLKISWIANSRADIDLETLKALKKANCRLLCVGFESGDQKVLDAMKKKLKVDTAKEFSKNAKKAGVLVHGCFIVGNPEETKETLETTLEYAKELTPDTAQFFPIMVYPGTTAYEWAKENSYLVSEDFSMWNTEDGLHNCMVSRPGLTNRELVDFCDRARTEFYLRPGYILYRLKRLILHPIEDGPRILKSFKIFARFLIRGSFAKKSG
- a CDS encoding glycosyltransferase; its protein translation is MVEASVIVPAYNAAKRISFCVESLLTQQTTRKYEIIVVDDGSTDNTAEIMASFPVARLLRQENSGPAAARNHGAREARGRILLFTDDDCIAEGDWLEKMLKPFDIFDIAGVKGTYLSRQTEITARFVQIEYEEKYDELKKHEYIDFIDTYSAGFRKKVFLDAGGYDSQFRTASVEDQEFSFRLADAGHKMVFVPGAQVWHTHVDSISGYARKKFKIGYWKALLLTRNPRKAKGDSHTPATLKLQIILIGAFALSILVAFFSGIGLFISTVLLIAFLATMQPLVIRALKKDFAVGVYAPLFITIRAASLLSGLLKGGVDFYIKGKNKKESEKKQG
- a CDS encoding oligosaccharide flippase family protein, producing MKKKLIKNTLISTAETLLTHPVILILTGYMINRLGQDVYGIISFVSIFSVIGYASLLDFGIQGGLVVYISEYLAEGKTEKIGRLASSALMFFAGIGSFLFLLVAYISASEALYIFKFNKEYEEPVRLFLLLGAAQLFFQFPGLLVSSFFEGYQRYDILKGGSALYKLFSYGLIFLVVFMEYDYIYIAWALLATSILHFIAMLAMTRHLPGLKLGISLWDFDELKKVFNLSKKLFVFRLAGLVFNQTDKILISLFLGIALLTDYEVIIRFTSIVFAFLAFLNSAVVPAASELSSNSDTARLKELFFAGTRYSIILTIALVTPIVAFAKPIISFWVGAEYLILTPYMQFFTMHMLVSAVSGFGVTMLVGMKKVDHVMGVAAAAMAINLLVSLSLIKVFGIYGLLLGTVAGFFLSAVPYAWIFRKEFDIPFQHLFSELGRKVYIPGLLFFVVVNFAVYRFGGDVGEMSLLNLSLSTALVGLIFLAWAWYFMFTRGDRRLLADFAGRFAKPGGATA